Proteins encoded by one window of Paenibacillus sp. DCT19:
- a CDS encoding YesL family protein, producing MEFKGAMGGIYRLTEWITRLAATNLLWAICSSPFLFFMIMKVLVMQQNLANESLQMNWAMAIVAPLTLFPATSALFTVVRKWNMGDTDVPIFRTFFVGYKENYKQSLIGGIFYTLLFAIMYLDYTVYMTQFKNMQLVGIIMLVLLLLLFVSLFNFFSMVVHYHMSIGLIIKNAVLLTLIRPFRVFSTLLGSGLLIYIGSRYPVLFVFFIVSIIAWFAFFNFYATFMKMQEQMEKMQKQKEEEEAAQAGESVETIEGADPADDKNETLRK from the coding sequence TTGGAATTTAAAGGAGCTATGGGCGGGATATACAGGCTTACAGAGTGGATTACACGACTTGCCGCAACCAACTTGTTGTGGGCTATTTGCTCGTCTCCATTCTTGTTTTTCATGATTATGAAGGTCTTAGTAATGCAACAGAACTTGGCTAATGAATCGTTGCAAATGAACTGGGCTATGGCGATTGTGGCACCGCTTACACTGTTCCCGGCAACCTCAGCTTTATTTACGGTTGTACGTAAATGGAATATGGGTGATACGGATGTGCCGATTTTCCGCACGTTCTTTGTGGGTTACAAAGAGAATTACAAACAAAGTTTGATCGGCGGTATATTCTATACGCTGCTTTTTGCCATTATGTATCTAGATTATACGGTTTACATGACACAGTTCAAAAATATGCAGCTCGTAGGTATTATTATGCTAGTGTTGCTGCTGTTGTTGTTCGTTTCACTGTTTAACTTTTTCTCAATGGTTGTGCACTATCATATGTCGATTGGATTGATTATCAAAAATGCAGTTTTGTTAACACTGATTAGACCGTTTCGTGTATTTTCGACCTTGCTGGGAAGTGGGTTGTTAATTTACATCGGCTCTAGATATCCAGTATTGTTTGTCTTCTTTATTGTAAGTATTATCGCTTGGTTCGCGTTCTTCAATTTCTATGCAACCTTCATGAAGATGCAAGAGCAAATGGAGAAAATGCAGAAGCAGAAGGAAGAAGAGGAAGCAGCACAAGCTGGAGAGTCTGTCGAAACAATTGAGGGTGCAGACCCTGCGGATGACAAAAACGAAACACTGCGAAAATAA
- a CDS encoding DUF1499 domain-containing protein produces MTLKRTLVGIIRSMEGTSDRAKDPKLKTRYYNLSKERAWEEVSSTLKKIPGYKVLHEVPSVGEIILEKRTTFGRTMDITVSIISVSPVRSAVDMYSASRGSLGDLGSNYRTIMNLFSVLDKKLVKYKTND; encoded by the coding sequence TTGACCTTAAAGAGAACGCTCGTAGGTATCATCCGAAGCATGGAGGGAACCAGCGATCGAGCCAAGGATCCCAAATTAAAAACACGGTATTATAACCTATCTAAAGAGAGAGCGTGGGAAGAGGTTTCTTCTACACTTAAGAAAATTCCGGGTTATAAAGTGCTGCATGAAGTACCATCTGTTGGAGAGATCATCTTGGAGAAACGTACGACGTTTGGCCGAACAATGGATATCACCGTTTCTATTATTTCAGTTAGCCCTGTGCGTAGTGCGGTAGATATGTATTCTGCTTCACGTGGTTCACTTGGAGACCTGGGATCGAACTATCGTACCATTATGAATTTATTCTCTGTGCTTGATAAGAAGCTGGTAAAATACAAAACGAATGATTAG
- the tpx gene encoding thiol peroxidase — MAQERTGAATFKGNPITLIGPELKVGDQAPDFTLSKNLIEEVSLKDYAGKIKLISVVPSLDTGVCDAQTRRFNVEAGELGDNVVVLTVSVDLPFAQERWCGAAGVDRVVTLSDYKTRSFGENYGVLIKEFQLDMRSIFVVDAEDKITYVEYLPEMTESPNFEQAIAAVKALL; from the coding sequence ATGGCACAAGAACGTACAGGCGCAGCTACATTCAAAGGTAACCCTATCACATTGATCGGACCTGAACTGAAAGTAGGCGACCAAGCTCCTGATTTTACACTCAGCAAAAACCTGATTGAAGAAGTATCCCTGAAAGACTATGCAGGCAAAATTAAATTGATTAGCGTTGTTCCTTCCCTGGACACCGGCGTATGTGATGCGCAGACTCGTCGCTTCAATGTTGAAGCTGGAGAACTCGGAGACAACGTAGTTGTCCTGACTGTAAGCGTAGACCTTCCGTTCGCACAGGAACGGTGGTGCGGAGCAGCCGGCGTAGACCGCGTTGTTACTCTGTCTGATTACAAAACACGCTCATTCGGCGAAAACTACGGTGTTCTGATCAAGGAATTCCAACTGGACATGCGTTCCATTTTCGTAGTGGATGCCGAAGATAAGATTACATATGTGGAGTATCTGCCTGAAATGACAGAATCCCCTAACTTCGAGCAAGCCATTGCTGCAGTAAAAGCTCTGCTGTAG
- a CDS encoding LysR family transcriptional regulator produces MELRQLHYFLKVAQKEHVTQAAEELHVAQSAVSRQIHQLEEELGVDLFMQKGRNLQLTAVGQLFCKRIEGILKDLDKAVGEVHEFLDPEHGEIRIGFPHSLGIHLIPSVVAAFRQRYPNVKFRFKQGMFPTLIRDVLSAEVDLAFISPFPEKHDQVAGDIVLTEELHAILPPNHTLANEETIALEQLKDDKFVLFSKGYSLRPIVWHACLEAGFTPKIAFEGEETDTIRGLVAAGMGVSLLPEMALFQTNPLQPAHVAISHPKVTRTIGLIHRADDKLPLVAQSFRSFLLNYFGLQQNNTPSG; encoded by the coding sequence GTGGAATTAAGACAGTTGCATTACTTTTTGAAAGTGGCACAGAAGGAGCATGTTACCCAAGCGGCAGAAGAATTGCATGTCGCGCAGTCTGCGGTAAGTCGTCAAATTCATCAACTGGAGGAAGAGCTCGGTGTTGATCTGTTTATGCAGAAGGGGCGGAATCTGCAATTGACTGCTGTGGGACAGCTCTTCTGTAAACGCATAGAAGGAATTTTAAAGGATTTGGACAAAGCAGTTGGAGAGGTCCATGAATTTTTGGATCCTGAGCATGGTGAGATTCGAATTGGCTTCCCGCACAGTCTGGGTATACATCTAATTCCTTCTGTGGTGGCCGCATTTCGCCAGCGTTATCCTAATGTTAAATTCCGTTTTAAGCAAGGCATGTTTCCTACCCTAATTCGTGACGTGCTATCGGCAGAAGTGGATCTGGCATTCATTTCTCCTTTTCCGGAGAAGCATGATCAGGTTGCAGGGGATATTGTACTTACGGAGGAATTGCATGCAATCCTTCCACCGAACCATACACTTGCCAATGAAGAAACGATTGCATTAGAGCAGCTGAAAGACGATAAGTTTGTGTTATTCAGCAAAGGCTACTCGCTGAGACCGATTGTATGGCATGCTTGTCTCGAAGCTGGATTCACACCCAAAATTGCCTTTGAGGGTGAAGAGACGGATACGATTCGTGGATTAGTTGCAGCAGGTATGGGAGTCAGCCTTCTTCCTGAGATGGCTCTGTTTCAGACCAATCCTTTGCAGCCTGCCCACGTAGCGATCTCCCATCCAAAAGTGACGCGTACGATTGGATTAATTCATCGAGCAGATGATAAGCTTCCGCTTGTGGCGCAGTCGTTCCGATCATTTTTATTAAATTATTTCGGTTTACAACAAAACAATACCCCATCCGGTTAA
- a CDS encoding zinc metallopeptidase: MSFNNGMFVLIIIAFLLSLWAQFRVKSTFRRWAEVPNLNGMTGYDAARHMLDANGLHDVPIEPVRGTLSDHYDPMNRVVRLSEPVYYENSISAVSVACHEVGHAIQHKESYPMLALRHRIFPIVNFASGLAPFLLIAGFLFNAMNLVGIGIIFFSVTVAFQLITLPVEFNASNRAREIMVSEGYIRNEEEKGVAKVLNAAALTYVAAALISLLELIRYIGIFNSRD, from the coding sequence ATGAGTTTTAATAACGGTATGTTCGTTTTGATCATTATCGCGTTTTTGCTCTCTTTATGGGCTCAATTCCGCGTAAAAAGTACCTTTAGGCGTTGGGCTGAAGTACCCAACTTGAATGGAATGACTGGTTATGATGCCGCTCGTCACATGCTTGACGCTAACGGCTTGCACGATGTTCCGATTGAACCTGTTCGCGGAACCCTCTCTGACCACTATGATCCAATGAACCGGGTCGTTCGCTTGTCAGAGCCCGTTTATTACGAAAATTCAATCTCAGCCGTTTCGGTAGCGTGTCACGAGGTTGGACATGCGATTCAACATAAAGAAAGCTACCCAATGCTTGCATTGCGTCACCGGATCTTCCCAATCGTGAACTTTGCATCCGGTCTAGCTCCGTTCTTGCTTATCGCAGGTTTCCTCTTCAACGCTATGAATCTTGTCGGGATTGGGATTATCTTCTTCTCCGTTACCGTTGCTTTCCAACTGATTACCCTGCCGGTAGAATTCAACGCCAGCAACCGTGCACGTGAGATTATGGTATCTGAAGGATATATTCGGAACGAGGAAGAAAAAGGTGTAGCAAAGGTACTGAACGCCGCTGCTCTGACTTACGTTGCTGCAGCATTAATCTCCTTACTTGAATTGATCCGTTACATCGGTATTTTCAACAGCCGTGACTAA
- a CDS encoding MerR family transcriptional regulator: MKLFRIGELAKTAGVSERTIDYYTKLGLIDPEERTEKNYRLYSSETLTRLERIVQMKQEKYSLDEIKQSLQKWSLVSTEEQVAHKLTTLELHVQQLEREVNELKPLLGEMKPVQARKMMAGLLTKSAGTMEALKILLENTMM; encoded by the coding sequence ATGAAACTATTTAGAATTGGCGAACTTGCCAAGACCGCGGGTGTAAGCGAACGGACGATTGACTATTACACAAAACTAGGGCTCATTGACCCTGAAGAGCGTACAGAGAAAAATTATCGTCTCTATAGTAGTGAAACCTTAACCAGACTTGAACGTATTGTACAAATGAAACAAGAGAAGTATAGTCTCGACGAGATTAAACAATCTCTTCAGAAGTGGAGTCTGGTGAGTACTGAAGAGCAGGTTGCCCATAAACTGACTACCTTAGAACTTCACGTGCAGCAGCTTGAGCGCGAGGTTAACGAGCTCAAACCTCTCCTTGGCGAGATGAAACCTGTACAAGCACGCAAAATGATGGCAGGGCTGCTCACGAAAAGCGCAGGTACGATGGAAGCACTTAAAATTCTGCTCGAAAACACCATGATGTAA